The following proteins are encoded in a genomic region of Methanobrevibacter sp.:
- a CDS encoding TetR/AcrR family transcriptional regulator: MDRKLDNTEEKIVIATFNILQKEGVTKATTKRIAKEAGVNEVTIFRKFENKSNLINVTKDYHMNILIERLREIFDYSEDEEIEDYLTNNFRKMLELSDNDLSVIKIAMEEVRDIPGKKLLISNITDVILDQMEAFFKLQIEKGNIRELDARSLSIMCFSLTFQSVVLWKVYNKKPSVENKQYAENIMDILKNGILKN, translated from the coding sequence ATGGATAGAAAATTGGATAACACAGAAGAAAAAATAGTAATCGCAACTTTCAACATCCTTCAAAAAGAAGGTGTTACAAAAGCAACAACAAAAAGAATAGCTAAAGAAGCCGGAGTTAACGAAGTAACAATTTTCAGGAAGTTTGAAAATAAAAGCAACCTCATTAATGTGACAAAAGACTATCACATGAATATTCTCATAGAAAGACTACGCGAAATCTTTGACTACAGTGAAGACGAGGAGATAGAGGACTACCTTACAAACAACTTCAGGAAAATGCTTGAGCTGTCAGACAATGATTTAAGCGTCATCAAGATAGCAATGGAAGAGGTCAGAGACATCCCGGGCAAAAAGCTTCTGATTTCAAACATTACCGATGTCATTTTAGACCAGATGGAAGCATTCTTCAAGCTGCAGATTGAAAAGGGAAACATCAGAGAGCTTGATGCAAGGTCCCTAAGTATCATGTGTTTCAGCCTGACATTCCAGTCAGTTGTCCTGTGGAAAGTCTACAACAAAAAGCCTAGCGTTGAAAACAAGCAATATGCAGAAAACATTATGGACATACTCAAAAACGGGATTCTTAAAAACTAG